In Lusitaniella coriacea LEGE 07157, a single genomic region encodes these proteins:
- a CDS encoding pentapeptide repeat-containing protein, with protein sequence MYWENLLEEYIAGKRDFSGIDISCSELKNLNLRNINLSNANLSHTNLTSSDLYGANLSHANLHESDLAGCNLRDTNLIGVNLTGAHLGAVDLTNADLTDANLMGVLLLCADLNGTNLNSTNLSESNLCGSSFFNVNLQNALLKDANLRDVILKGRINLINANVIGAFFEVSASKADLSEANLSNANLRGSNLSYSNLTKTDLSSANLEGVNLTGANLTGANLTGANLIGIDLNRANLTEANLSNTDIEGIGLKNAILHNTIIPDWE encoded by the coding sequence ATGTATTGGGAAAATTTACTTGAAGAGTATATAGCAGGTAAAAGAGATTTTTCTGGAATAGATATTAGTTGTTCTGAGTTGAAAAACTTAAACTTAAGAAATATTAATTTGAGTAATGCTAATTTAAGCCATACTAATTTAACCAGTTCTGACCTCTATGGCGCTAATTTAAGCCATGCTAATCTCCACGAATCTGACTTAGCAGGCTGTAATCTGAGAGATACTAACTTAATAGGTGTGAACTTAACGGGTGCCCATTTAGGTGCTGTTGACTTAACTAACGCAGACCTGACAGATGCAAATTTGATGGGTGTTTTGTTATTATGTGCAGACTTGAACGGTACTAATCTGAATAGTACAAATTTAAGCGAATCCAATTTATGTGGCTCTAGTTTTTTTAATGTTAATTTGCAGAATGCTCTTTTAAAAGACGCTAATCTAAGAGATGTCATTCTAAAGGGCAGAATTAACTTAATTAATGCCAATGTAATAGGAGCTTTCTTTGAAGTGTCCGCATCAAAGGCAGATTTAAGCGAGGCTAACTTAAGTAATGCTAATTTGCGTGGTTCAAATTTAAGTTATTCTAATCTAACTAAGACCGACTTAAGTTCAGCTAATCTAGAAGGTGTAAACTTAACAGGTGCAAACTTAACAGGTGCAAACTTAACAGGTGCAAACTTGATAGGTATTGACCTAAATAGAGCCAACTTGACTGAAGCAAACCTAAGCAACACAGACATAGAAGGGATTGGCTTAAAAAATGCTATTTTGCACAACACTATTATACCGGATTGGGAGTAA
- a CDS encoding RHS repeat domain-containing protein, producing the protein MVIANCFDGMGSVIGLADGAGSQVTGFEYDSFGNLRTPEGLPAEVGGDFRFQGQWLESNTDFYHMRARYYDPEVGRFVSRDPVDLIETEPESSNPYQFVYNNPLIYSDPTGMFTITELSAAQNIQDQLGSIKSLLGAELKDYLRERIQEVTSDLLLRSLMPFVPQLSGFKEVKSTFGKNNNTFKAGNVFEDLITKNICKVFGEAGSEILNHIYLEAGVKINGDPSANGFGCNQLDLVDFIRKAGWATDPRPDYIISPVKPKENVSTKEKGWLIGDFKIAVRSIISEYSADPDQWLAMTRYAKKHQTLPIVSFTTFYSGNRAMHERIARAALKQGVIVVILSAVKKQGFR; encoded by the coding sequence TTGGTAATTGCGAATTGTTTTGATGGGATGGGGAGTGTGATTGGGTTAGCGGATGGTGCGGGTTCTCAGGTAACTGGGTTCGAGTACGATAGTTTTGGGAATCTGCGAACTCCAGAGGGATTGCCAGCAGAGGTGGGAGGAGATTTCCGCTTCCAGGGTCAGTGGTTGGAGTCGAATACGGATTTCTATCACATGAGGGCGAGGTATTATGACCCGGAGGTGGGACGGTTTGTTAGTCGCGACCCGGTGGATTTGATTGAAACTGAGCCGGAGAGTTCCAATCCTTATCAGTTTGTTTATAATAATCCGCTCATTTATAGCGATCCCACGGGGATGTTTACGATTACTGAGTTGAGTGCTGCTCAAAATATACAAGATCAATTAGGTAGCATCAAAAGCTTGCTTGGTGCTGAGCTAAAAGATTATCTTAGGGAGAGGATACAGGAAGTAACTAGCGATTTGCTTTTGAGATCTTTAATGCCATTCGTACCACAACTAAGCGGCTTCAAAGAGGTAAAATCTACCTTTGGCAAGAACAATAATACTTTCAAAGCGGGAAATGTATTTGAAGATTTAATTACAAAAAATATATGTAAAGTTTTTGGAGAAGCAGGCTCAGAAATCTTAAACCATATTTACTTGGAGGCAGGAGTCAAAATAAACGGTGATCCATCTGCAAATGGATTTGGATGTAATCAACTGGACTTAGTTGATTTCATCAGAAAGGCTGGCTGGGCAACAGATCCCAGACCAGATTATATCATTAGTCCCGTGAAACCAAAAGAAAATGTAAGTACAAAGGAAAAGGGCTGGCTGATTGGCGATTTCAAGATTGCAGTAAGATCGATAATTAGTGAATATTCAGCCGATCCAGATCAATGGTTAGCTATGACAAGATACGCAAAAAAACACCAAACTCTCCCTATAGTAAGCTTTACTACCTTCTACTCTGGAAATCGAGCTATGCATGAGAGAATAGCTCGCGCTGCTCTTAAACAAGGAGTGATCGTAGTAATACTATCTGCTGTTAAAAAACAAGGCTTCAGGTAG